A genome region from Pygocentrus nattereri isolate fPygNat1 chromosome 10, fPygNat1.pri, whole genome shotgun sequence includes the following:
- the nrbf2a gene encoding nuclear receptor binding factor 2a, which produces MDLMDSPLNRAHLCGRKANRLVAQENYKEAILCHGEAADLLKVALLMTQNEQVKLSLELQRGRHLQQQRLIRDTWKKGKLAKKPSIYTKETPLPPTQSPPATLTTSPKAIWCVAQESPQGCKAAKDDCTRLEEQSMAIADLRKALAVLLKENEKLLEENESLKVENARLKRDSYTDQQSPLLTPLLNSVEATQWPLLLDLPLLHLPPDLQEEIRLLWECSAGHSEVYT; this is translated from the exons ATGGACCTAATGGACAGTCCTCTGAACCGC GCCCATCTGTGCGGCAGAAAGGCAAACCGGTTGGTAGCGCAAGAGAATTACAAGGAGGCAATTTTATGCCATGGAGAGGCAGCAG ATCTGCTGAAAGTTGCCTTATTGATGACACAAAATGAGCAG GTCAAGCTCTCTCTTGAACTCCAGAGAGGCAGACATCTTCAGCAGCAGCGCCTGATCAGAGACACTTGGAAAAAGGGAAAGCTTGCAAAAAAGCCTTCCATCTACACAAAGGAGACACCACTACCACCCACCCAATCTCCCCCTGCCACCCTAACAACAAGCCCAAAAGCCATCTGGTGTGTCGCCCAAGAATCTCCACAAGGGTGTAAAGCAGCCAAAGATGACTGCACTCGGCTGGAGGAGCAGAGCATGGCCATTGCTGACCTTAGGAAGGCTTTGGCTGTCCTgctgaaagagaatgaaaagtTACTGGAGGAAAATGAGAGCCTGAAAGTAGAGAATGCTCGGCTAAAGAGAGACTCCTATACGGACCAGCAGTCTCCTCTTTTAACTCCGCTGCTCAACTCTGTTGAggccactcagtggccactccTACTGGACCTGCCACTTTTACATCTGCCTCCTGACCTCCAGGAGGAAATACGGCTGTTGTGGGAGTGTTCTGCTGGACACAGTGAGGTTTATACCTAA